The Candidatus Nitrosocosmicus franklandus genome contains a region encoding:
- the thrC gene encoding threonine synthase produces MGIISALRCRECNKEYSPRFLYICEDCFGPLDVQYKIENGIDKHTFENRTDLTYWRYFEILPIEDKKNIVSLNGSITPLQKADNLGNILGGFKNLYIKNDSVNPTFSFKDRPAGVAVSKAKEMNLAAVGCASTGNLASATAAHAARANLPCYIFAPSDIEDVKIAQALSYGGKFVAVDGTYDDANRIASVIGDSNGYGIVNINMRPYYVEGSKTLAFEVLEQLNWTVPDVLVIPVGSGAMLNAICKGFEEIMNLGLIHDISNLRIIAAQPDGCAPIVDAYKNRSNEVIPVEKPDTVAKSLAIGDPGDGLYVLKRLKQFNGLGEKVTDAEIKDAILLLAKSEGIFTEPAGGVAVGVLKKLIEENKINKDESVVCYVTGNGLKTTESVIDLLPTPNSVKPDIRLVSAMIH; encoded by the coding sequence ATGGGAATTATAAGTGCGTTAAGATGTAGAGAATGTAATAAAGAGTATTCCCCGAGGTTTTTATATATCTGTGAGGATTGCTTTGGACCGTTGGATGTCCAATATAAAATTGAAAATGGCATCGATAAACATACATTTGAAAATCGGACAGATTTGACTTATTGGAGATATTTTGAAATACTTCCTATAGAAGACAAAAAAAATATAGTGAGTTTAAATGGTTCAATTACTCCTTTGCAAAAAGCAGATAACTTGGGCAATATCCTTGGTGGATTTAAAAATTTGTATATTAAGAATGATTCTGTAAATCCAACTTTTTCTTTCAAGGATAGGCCTGCCGGTGTAGCTGTCTCAAAGGCTAAAGAAATGAATTTAGCTGCCGTAGGCTGTGCATCTACTGGAAACCTTGCATCTGCAACTGCGGCCCATGCTGCAAGAGCTAATTTACCTTGTTATATTTTTGCACCTTCGGATATAGAGGACGTTAAAATAGCTCAGGCATTATCTTATGGGGGTAAATTTGTAGCAGTTGATGGTACTTATGACGATGCCAATAGAATTGCTTCAGTAATCGGAGACTCCAATGGTTATGGAATCGTAAATATAAATATGCGTCCCTACTACGTAGAGGGTTCTAAAACACTTGCCTTTGAGGTATTGGAACAATTAAACTGGACTGTTCCTGATGTGTTGGTAATCCCTGTAGGAAGCGGTGCCATGTTAAATGCTATTTGTAAAGGGTTTGAAGAAATTATGAATCTTGGACTGATCCATGATATATCCAATTTACGAATCATTGCCGCCCAACCTGACGGATGTGCGCCCATTGTCGATGCATACAAAAATAGATCTAATGAAGTAATACCTGTAGAAAAGCCTGATACAGTGGCAAAAAGCTTAGCAATTGGCGATCCAGGTGATGGATTGTATGTATTAAAGCGTTTAAAACAATTTAATGGGCTAGGGGAGAAAGTTACCGATGCAGAAATCAAAGATGCGATATTATTGCTTGCAAAGTCGGAAGGAATTTTCACAGAACCTGCTGGCGGCGTTGCAGTTGGCGTCCTAAAAAAACTAATAGAAGAAAATAAAATCAATAAGGACGAAAGCGTAGTTTGTTATGTTACAGGAAATGGGTTAAAAACAACCGAATCTGTGATTGATTTGCTTCCTACTCCTAACTCTGTAAAACCTGACATTAGACTTGTCTCAGCAATGATACATTGA
- the hisI gene encoding phosphoribosyl-AMP cyclohydrolase, with protein MLKSIDKINFEKRNGIIPVIVQDIKTKDILMLGYANREALSKTVETGNAYFWSTSHNRLWMKGEESGNIQPVEKILVDCDSDALLYLVDSAKPVCHTGNRSCFHNELAV; from the coding sequence GTGTTAAAATCCATTGATAAAATCAATTTTGAAAAAAGAAATGGTATTATTCCTGTTATAGTTCAGGATATAAAAACGAAGGATATATTGATGCTTGGATACGCAAATAGAGAAGCTCTCTCTAAAACCGTTGAAACAGGAAATGCGTATTTTTGGAGTACTTCGCATAACAGATTATGGATGAAAGGCGAAGAGTCAGGTAATATCCAACCAGTAGAAAAAATATTAGTTGATTGCGATTCTGATGCACTATTGTATCTTGTTGATTCTGCAAAACCCGTATGTCATACCGGAAATCGCTCTTGTTTTCATAATGAATTAGCCGTATAG
- a CDS encoding ThiF family adenylyltransferase, translated as MTTVEFVIPSVLNKGAGERKMSIDASTLGEAFNIVSDIMGDDFKRRVIDINGKPRALINIYINGKNMRFNNAGMSSALKDGDSIYILPAVAGGAEITSQEMLRYSRQIMLEEIGYVGMEKLKDTKICVVGAGGIGNPVLTQLVGMGVGSIRIVDRDVVEISNLHRQHLYTDSDIGKVKVEAALDRLQKMNPDVKLEAIPISVTKYTAEKIVKGCDIVIDALDSIDARYALNDACLKLGIPFIYAGALGMVGSVLTILPNQSACLRCVFPELSEDEMPTCSTEGVHPSILYLVSGIQVSEAVKIAVGQQPSLVNKLLYTDLNDLVFDKIQMNRHDECPSCGKNAEQKDVNIPSILVEELCGRDRGKRTYTVTPAQITNQVDLSHILKIAKSNGYVLKSKGNLGLTLSNSNQLLISFLTSGAATIVGAKNEEEALSIYNTFTQELKPKVS; from the coding sequence TTGACCACAGTTGAATTTGTTATCCCATCAGTCTTAAATAAAGGGGCAGGTGAAAGAAAAATGTCTATCGATGCTTCGACATTAGGCGAGGCCTTCAACATCGTCTCTGATATTATGGGAGATGATTTTAAACGTAGGGTAATAGACATTAACGGAAAGCCCAGAGCGTTAATCAATATTTATATTAATGGAAAAAACATGCGGTTTAACAATGCAGGAATGAGTTCTGCTCTAAAGGATGGTGATTCAATTTATATTTTACCTGCTGTTGCAGGAGGAGCTGAAATAACCAGTCAAGAAATGCTTAGATACTCAAGACAAATAATGCTTGAAGAAATTGGCTATGTTGGAATGGAGAAACTCAAAGATACAAAGATATGTGTTGTTGGTGCTGGGGGGATAGGTAATCCTGTTTTGACTCAATTAGTCGGAATGGGCGTAGGAAGTATTCGAATAGTTGATAGGGATGTAGTAGAAATTTCTAATCTTCATAGACAACATTTGTACACGGATTCCGATATAGGAAAGGTAAAAGTTGAAGCTGCTTTGGATCGTTTACAGAAAATGAATCCTGATGTCAAACTCGAAGCTATTCCAATATCGGTTACAAAATACACTGCAGAGAAAATTGTCAAGGGTTGTGATATAGTCATTGATGCTTTGGATAGTATCGATGCGAGATATGCTTTAAATGATGCTTGTTTAAAGCTAGGTATTCCTTTTATCTATGCTGGAGCTCTCGGTATGGTTGGTTCAGTGTTAACTATTCTTCCTAATCAAAGTGCTTGTCTTAGATGCGTTTTTCCTGAATTATCTGAAGATGAAATGCCAACCTGTAGTACTGAGGGAGTACATCCATCAATTTTATATCTCGTATCTGGAATACAGGTTTCTGAAGCAGTAAAAATAGCTGTCGGGCAACAACCCTCTCTAGTAAATAAACTACTATATACAGACCTTAATGATCTGGTGTTTGATAAAATTCAAATGAATAGGCATGATGAATGTCCATCATGTGGGAAAAACGCAGAACAAAAAGATGTTAACATCCCATCAATATTAGTGGAAGAATTATGTGGAAGAGATCGTGGAAAAAGAACTTACACTGTTACCCCAGCACAAATTACAAATCAAGTGGATTTGTCACATATTTTGAAAATTGCTAAATCGAATGGATATGTGTTAAAATCAAAAGGTAATTTGGGACTAACATTATCCAACTCAAACCAATTACTCATAAGCTTTCTTACAAGTGGAGCAGCAACAATAGTAGGTGCAAAAAACGAAGAAGAGGCTTTGTCTATATACAATACTTTCACTCAAGAATTAAAACCAAAGGTTAGCTAG
- a CDS encoding ABC transporter ATP-binding protein, whose product MFAIESFNVNKIYKNPNKKALDDVSLKIDEGKISTLLGRNGAGKTTFIRICSTQMLPTSGTVLVFGEDVLKYPQKIRQKISIVPQEGRPLRALTPWDHIYNWLKLHGEKKDVAANKAAEMLNRLDLYSAKDIPALNLSGGMKQKILVGMAMATESPLLFLDEPTIGLDPVSRRQVWSIIKDWKNKGITIVLTTHYMDEAEILSDSIFIIDEGKVISKGNMKDLRGTLNYQIRIDINISKTLNVFDLKNLVNSFGKTITMSSDSIRLFTFERNLRELSDIMVRSNLSFSVSPITLDDIFVNLVGDKI is encoded by the coding sequence ATGTTTGCTATCGAGTCATTTAATGTAAATAAGATCTACAAGAATCCCAATAAGAAAGCACTAGATGATGTCTCTTTGAAAATTGATGAAGGAAAAATATCTACATTGCTGGGAAGGAATGGAGCTGGTAAGACTACTTTCATACGTATTTGTTCTACACAAATGTTACCTACATCAGGAACGGTACTAGTATTTGGAGAAGATGTATTGAAGTATCCCCAAAAAATTCGACAAAAAATATCTATTGTACCTCAGGAAGGAAGGCCACTACGAGCATTAACGCCCTGGGATCACATATATAATTGGTTAAAATTACATGGTGAAAAAAAGGACGTTGCTGCAAACAAGGCCGCAGAGATGCTAAATAGATTAGATCTTTACTCTGCCAAGGATATTCCTGCTCTTAACTTGTCTGGCGGAATGAAACAAAAAATCCTAGTCGGAATGGCCATGGCTACTGAATCGCCATTACTATTTTTGGATGAACCAACAATTGGTCTAGATCCTGTTTCAAGACGACAAGTATGGTCCATTATTAAAGATTGGAAGAACAAGGGGATTACTATTGTTTTGACCACTCACTATATGGATGAGGCCGAAATTCTTTCCGATTCTATTTTTATCATTGATGAGGGCAAAGTTATATCTAAAGGAAATATGAAAGATTTGAGAGGTACGTTAAATTATCAAATAAGAATTGATATTAATATATCAAAAACCCTCAACGTTTTTGACTTGAAAAATCTCGTAAATTCATTTGGAAAAACAATTACTATGAGTTCAGATTCTATAAGGTTATTCACTTTTGAGCGTAATTTACGAGAATTATCTGATATTATGGTGCGTAGTAATTTGTCATTCTCTGTCTCACCTATCACACTAGATGATATCTTTGTGAATTTAGTAGGAGATAAGATATAG
- a CDS encoding DNA-3-methyladenine glycosylase family protein, with translation MNSSRNIINVHSTINSGQYFLWEKRNNSWYGIYDDSILKITLHKHRNNLVYEHDSFPRIEDWPQHVFRLDDKYDEIINEISKKDRIIEKITKEHFGLRIMRQKPIQCIISFLCSSNNNIPRIRLILRNLSRKFGKRIEWDGNTFYSFPTLRTLSTISQSELLHCGFGYRAEYVRKTVISIINQEIDLKFIKDTDYTKSKQEILKLAGVGEKIADCILLFAFDKLEAFPMDTWIIKHFQKKLDYMKTSGLDFKINDKITPKQYRLISKKIREHYGKYSGYAQQFLYYNIREENSRRW, from the coding sequence TTGAATAGTAGTAGAAATATCATAAATGTTCATTCTACCATTAATAGTGGGCAATACTTTCTATGGGAGAAAAGAAATAATTCTTGGTATGGAATATATGATGATTCGATTTTAAAGATTACTTTGCACAAACATAGGAATAATTTAGTTTACGAACATGATTCGTTTCCCAGGATAGAAGATTGGCCACAGCATGTATTTAGACTTGACGACAAATACGATGAGATAATTAATGAAATTTCCAAAAAAGATAGAATAATTGAAAAAATCACTAAAGAACACTTTGGATTACGTATCATGAGACAAAAACCAATTCAATGTATTATATCATTTCTATGTTCAAGTAATAACAATATTCCAAGGATTCGTTTGATCTTACGAAATCTTTCTAGAAAGTTTGGAAAGAGGATAGAATGGGACGGCAATACGTTCTATTCATTCCCCACGTTAAGAACACTATCTACAATTTCACAGTCAGAATTGTTGCATTGTGGATTTGGGTATAGAGCTGAATATGTCCGAAAAACAGTAATATCGATCATAAATCAAGAAATAGATTTAAAATTCATCAAGGACACAGATTACACAAAGTCCAAACAAGAAATATTAAAATTAGCTGGAGTAGGTGAAAAGATTGCAGATTGTATTTTATTATTTGCATTTGACAAGCTGGAAGCTTTTCCTATGGATACGTGGATCATAAAACATTTTCAAAAAAAATTAGATTATATGAAAACATCAGGTTTGGATTTTAAAATAAATGACAAGATTACTCCAAAGCAGTATAGACTTATTTCAAAAAAAATTAGAGAACATTATGGCAAATATTCCGGTTATGCTCAACAGTTTCTCTATTATAATATTAGAGAAGAAAATAGTAGAAGATGGTAG
- a CDS encoding tRNA(Ile)(2)-agmatinylcytidine synthase yields the protein MMMIGNNAFNTKILHIGIDDTDSINGRCTTHLSYLIAGILVKKFHAEFIDFPLLIRLNPNVPFKTRGNGAVCLRIKCNYYEKIKEEITQIVEKYSEIGYGANPGLAFYEENNISKDLLQFSKNAMDTILSKQLAIKIAKKNNIQFRLFGKGHGIVGALSAIGCLLDSDHTFETLAYRREQNIGKIRKTNDVKVKRLSDESYPYTYNNFDKKNSRILITPHGPDPVFCGIRGEDPLLTLFFLKNLCIEEELDGYMIFRSNQGTNLHLTKENKVTDMKPYTAGHINCEVATTPNTIKGGHVIFKIKDKYNCMLPVAVYQPTGLTKIAKKLTIGDKIEIGYGVHLKSNNQTTLNLEYLVVKELVRVFEVKNPVCTKCSKSMKSEGKNKGYQCSVCKTRIGSVGKIKSEKDREINSGLYIPEPIAHRHLTKPLPRYGIEKRFDRFDIILMLKSITWIKNSGGLI from the coding sequence ATGATGATGATAGGCAATAACGCATTTAATACAAAGATCCTCCACATCGGAATTGACGATACTGATTCTATAAACGGAAGATGTACCACTCATTTATCATATTTAATAGCAGGGATATTAGTTAAAAAATTCCATGCAGAATTTATCGATTTTCCATTATTAATACGATTAAATCCAAATGTTCCTTTTAAGACAAGAGGTAACGGTGCGGTATGTCTAAGGATCAAATGTAATTACTATGAAAAAATCAAGGAAGAAATTACGCAAATTGTGGAGAAATACTCCGAGATCGGGTATGGTGCTAATCCTGGTTTAGCATTTTATGAAGAAAATAACATTAGCAAAGATTTGTTACAATTTAGCAAGAATGCAATGGACACCATATTAAGTAAGCAATTAGCCATAAAAATTGCGAAAAAAAATAATATTCAATTTCGACTATTCGGAAAAGGTCATGGGATTGTAGGAGCCCTCTCTGCTATAGGATGTCTTTTGGATTCGGATCACACTTTTGAAACGCTAGCATACAGACGAGAACAAAATATAGGAAAAATCAGGAAAACTAATGATGTAAAAGTAAAAAGATTAAGCGACGAATCATATCCATACACATATAATAACTTTGACAAAAAAAACTCTAGGATTCTGATTACACCCCACGGCCCTGATCCAGTGTTTTGTGGTATCAGAGGCGAAGATCCTTTATTGACTTTGTTTTTTCTAAAAAATTTGTGTATAGAAGAAGAGCTAGATGGCTATATGATATTTAGATCTAATCAAGGAACAAACTTACATCTTACAAAAGAGAACAAAGTGACAGACATGAAACCTTATACGGCAGGGCACATTAATTGCGAAGTAGCGACAACCCCAAATACAATTAAAGGTGGACACGTAATATTTAAAATAAAAGACAAGTATAATTGTATGTTACCTGTTGCAGTTTATCAACCGACCGGTCTGACCAAAATTGCGAAAAAGCTAACAATAGGCGATAAGATCGAGATAGGGTATGGGGTACATCTGAAATCAAATAATCAAACTACGCTTAATTTAGAATATTTGGTTGTTAAAGAATTGGTAAGGGTTTTTGAGGTAAAAAATCCTGTTTGTACTAAATGTTCAAAGAGTATGAAGTCAGAGGGAAAAAATAAAGGATATCAATGCTCAGTATGCAAAACAAGGATTGGATCAGTAGGAAAGATAAAGAGTGAAAAAGATAGAGAAATCAATAGTGGTTTGTATATTCCAGAACCTATTGCACATCGCCACCTCACAAAGCCATTGCCAAGATATGGGATAGAAAAAAGATTTGATAGATTTGACATAATACTCATGTTAAAAAGTATAACATGGATCAAGAATAGCGGGGGGTTGATTTGA
- a CDS encoding MBL fold metallo-hydrolase — MKVTTLGAAREVGRSAFLVNSNNTNILLDYGVLLKKEPLFPIKVNPNEIDAVVITHAHLDHSGCVPSLFLDENTNLEALATMPTFELSQLLIQDMIKISGFYLPFQYHDMMNMLNHARHIDYRSSYKIRDTSITFHESGHVIGGSTVIVENDGKRLFYTGDMNTRGSKVLRPADLDIGEIDMLIIESTYSQAEQVPREQSERELVKYAKEVVERNGVFFIPAFSVERAQEIACVLKTYNFPYKIAMDGMALKTNDIMLRYPKYLRDSKMFRSSIEEVERITSWHRRKRVVKEPGVIISPAGMLVGGTAVFYIEEICKSQYNGIALVSYQGEGTPGRSLLDNRQVTYNGRTIKCLAEVNRFDFSGHNSRTELFEILDKVKGNPQVLTVHGDNLSCTKFAEEIVEKYGYKAHAPEAGEIITV; from the coding sequence TTGAAAGTAACAACATTAGGAGCTGCCAGAGAAGTTGGGAGATCCGCATTTCTTGTAAATTCGAATAATACGAATATTCTATTAGATTACGGAGTTCTCTTAAAGAAAGAACCTCTATTTCCTATAAAGGTAAATCCGAATGAAATCGATGCAGTAGTGATAACTCATGCACACTTGGATCATTCTGGATGTGTTCCATCACTTTTTCTGGACGAGAACACAAACCTAGAGGCTTTAGCTACAATGCCCACGTTTGAACTTTCGCAGCTACTGATACAAGACATGATAAAGATATCTGGATTCTATCTACCGTTTCAATATCATGACATGATGAACATGCTAAATCATGCCAGACACATAGATTATAGAAGCAGTTACAAGATTAGAGACACAAGTATTACTTTCCACGAATCTGGACATGTAATAGGTGGATCTACAGTTATTGTCGAAAATGATGGAAAGAGATTATTTTACACAGGAGATATGAATACTCGAGGTTCTAAGGTGCTAAGACCGGCAGATTTGGATATAGGCGAAATAGATATGTTAATTATAGAAAGCACCTACTCACAGGCAGAGCAAGTTCCCAGAGAGCAATCAGAAAGGGAATTGGTAAAGTATGCAAAAGAAGTTGTTGAAAGAAACGGTGTTTTCTTCATACCAGCATTTTCTGTAGAAAGAGCTCAAGAAATAGCATGCGTTCTTAAGACCTATAATTTTCCATACAAGATTGCCATGGATGGAATGGCGCTAAAGACCAACGATATAATGCTCAGGTATCCAAAGTATTTACGTGATTCAAAGATGTTTAGGAGTTCGATCGAAGAAGTAGAAAGAATAACAAGTTGGCATAGACGAAAAAGAGTAGTCAAAGAACCGGGAGTGATAATTTCGCCTGCAGGTATGTTAGTTGGTGGGACTGCAGTTTTCTATATAGAAGAGATTTGCAAAAGTCAATACAATGGAATTGCTTTGGTTTCGTATCAGGGTGAGGGAACTCCTGGAAGATCTTTACTAGATAATAGACAAGTAACTTACAATGGCAGAACAATAAAATGTCTTGCTGAGGTAAATAGATTTGACTTTTCAGGACATAATAGTAGAACAGAGTTATTTGAAATTCTAGATAAGGTGAAAGGAAATCCTCAAGTGTTAACAGTTCATGGTGATAATTTGTCATGTACCAAGTTTGCTGAAGAAATTGTTGAAAAATATGGTTACAAAGCTCATGCCCCAGAAGCTGGTGAAATAATCACGGTATAG
- the dnaK gene encoding molecular chaperone DnaK: protein MGKIIGIDLGTSNSAAAALSGGKPVIIQAAEGASIGGKSFPSVVAFSQDGQLLVGEPARRQMLSNPEGTVIAAKRKMGTDYKFKVFGKEYTPQQISAFILQKIKKDAEAFLGDTVDKAVITVPAYFNDNQRQATKDAGEIAGLEVVRIINEPTAASLAFGLDKVQSDLKIMVFDLGGGTLDVTIMEMGGGVFEVKSTSGDTQLGGTDMDNILIDYLVNEFKNQSGIDVKNDKAAMMRIREAAEKAKIELSNIVTTEINLPFLAYDQSTGPKNFAITLNRAKLEELLRPVVERCRNPMLQAIKDAKLSPTDIDKIVLVGGPTRMPLVKEFVKSVMNKEPERGVDPMEAVAMGAAIQGAIISGEVSTDILLVDVTPLTLGVEVMGGLKETLIERNTTIPTKKSKVFTTAADYQTAVTIHVVQGERAMAADCVSLGMFNLTGIPPAPRGVPQIEVTFDIDTNGILNVSAKDLATSKESKITISASSKLSKEEIEKLKKDSEAFAEIDKKKREEAELKNESDNLIYSAEKLVNQDLKDKITAEQKEKVNKSIQDLKDSISANNVDNIRSKITVLKNILAEISTAAYQSVQQNTASTGSGESGPDASAEQPPPYENTQGQNPGGENPGNSTPGGSDADTSSNK, encoded by the coding sequence ATGGGAAAAATAATAGGAATAGATTTAGGGACTAGTAATTCTGCTGCAGCGGCTTTAAGCGGTGGAAAACCAGTTATAATACAAGCTGCAGAAGGTGCCTCAATTGGTGGAAAATCATTTCCTTCAGTAGTTGCATTTTCGCAAGATGGTCAGCTACTTGTTGGAGAACCCGCAAGACGTCAAATGCTATCAAATCCTGAAGGAACTGTTATTGCTGCAAAGAGAAAAATGGGCACCGACTATAAATTTAAGGTTTTTGGAAAGGAATATACTCCTCAGCAAATATCTGCATTTATCCTTCAGAAAATTAAAAAGGATGCTGAGGCATTTCTTGGTGATACAGTTGATAAAGCTGTAATCACCGTTCCAGCTTATTTTAATGATAATCAGAGGCAAGCAACAAAAGATGCTGGAGAGATCGCTGGACTAGAGGTTGTGAGAATTATAAATGAACCTACAGCTGCATCTCTGGCTTTCGGACTGGACAAAGTACAAAGTGATCTTAAAATCATGGTTTTTGATCTTGGTGGAGGAACATTAGATGTTACCATTATGGAAATGGGTGGTGGTGTATTTGAAGTAAAAAGTACGTCTGGTGATACTCAATTGGGTGGTACAGATATGGACAATATTCTGATAGATTATCTTGTTAATGAATTTAAAAATCAATCAGGAATAGATGTGAAAAATGACAAAGCTGCTATGATGAGGATCAGGGAAGCTGCTGAAAAAGCAAAAATTGAATTATCTAATATAGTAACTACAGAAATAAATCTACCATTTTTAGCATATGATCAATCTACAGGACCAAAGAATTTTGCAATTACTTTGAATAGGGCAAAATTGGAGGAATTACTAAGACCAGTTGTTGAGAGATGTAGAAATCCCATGTTACAAGCTATAAAGGATGCAAAATTATCACCAACCGATATTGACAAGATTGTTTTGGTAGGTGGCCCTACCAGAATGCCACTAGTAAAGGAATTTGTTAAGTCAGTTATGAATAAGGAACCTGAACGTGGAGTGGACCCAATGGAAGCAGTTGCCATGGGTGCAGCAATTCAAGGCGCTATTATTTCAGGAGAAGTATCAACAGATATTTTGTTGGTTGATGTCACTCCTTTGACCCTTGGCGTAGAAGTCATGGGCGGACTTAAAGAAACTCTAATAGAGAGGAATACCACTATCCCAACAAAGAAAAGTAAAGTGTTTACTACGGCTGCAGACTATCAAACTGCAGTTACCATTCACGTAGTACAAGGAGAGAGAGCGATGGCTGCCGATTGTGTTTCATTGGGTATGTTTAACTTGACAGGTATACCCCCCGCTCCTAGAGGTGTGCCCCAAATTGAGGTAACCTTTGACATTGATACTAACGGGATATTGAACGTAAGTGCAAAAGATCTTGCTACTTCAAAAGAATCAAAAATCACCATATCAGCAAGCTCAAAGCTATCTAAGGAGGAAATAGAAAAATTAAAGAAAGATTCAGAAGCATTTGCCGAGATCGATAAAAAGAAACGCGAGGAGGCGGAACTAAAGAATGAATCTGATAATTTGATATATTCTGCAGAAAAATTGGTGAATCAGGATTTAAAGGATAAAATAACTGCTGAACAAAAGGAGAAAGTCAATAAATCAATTCAGGATCTGAAAGACTCGATCTCTGCTAACAATGTGGATAACATAAGGTCAAAAATTACGGTTCTCAAAAATATATTGGCTGAAATATCCACAGCTGCGTATCAATCCGTTCAGCAGAATACTGCTAGCACTGGTTCCGGTGAATCCGGTCCAGATGCATCTGCGGAACAACCTCCTCCATATGAAAATACACAGGGTCAAAATCCTGGTGGAGAAAATCCCGGAAATTCAACCCCTGGTGGTAGCGACGCAGATACCAGTAGTAATAAATGA
- the dnaJ gene encoding molecular chaperone DnaJ: MSKRDYYEVLGIQKSANKDDIKSAYRKLALKYHPDRNKSPEAEEKFKEISEAYAVLSDPEKRKRYDTYGHVGSEEVFRGSEDNFAEIFKDIGFGNVGDIFEQIFGRMGGVGRGGFGSDPFGFNSRTTSRRRRGRDLLYDVNMTLEEVVKGKREEVQIPTIENCSICSGTGAAPGTSPKICPTCNGQGQTRRVYNQNQFSTFISLETCNTCHGEGKILEKPCNTCHGEGKVRKTNNLTIDIPSGVEDGVTLRIPGKGESIPGGASGDLLVRVHVLPHPLFKVLEDGDLMYNFDVSFIDLILGTETKVPTIDGIEKLKIPSCTKANAVFKLKGKGLPRYGKFGRGSQYVKVNVKLPDKLNDTQKNLLKSLSKEFKKDSF; the protein is encoded by the coding sequence ATGAGTAAAAGAGATTACTATGAAGTACTTGGGATTCAAAAATCTGCAAATAAAGATGATATAAAATCTGCCTATAGAAAGCTTGCGTTAAAATATCATCCAGATCGGAACAAGTCGCCAGAAGCAGAAGAAAAATTTAAAGAAATATCTGAAGCTTACGCTGTACTATCCGATCCAGAGAAACGAAAAAGATATGATACCTATGGACATGTTGGTAGTGAGGAAGTTTTCAGGGGTTCGGAGGATAATTTTGCTGAAATCTTTAAGGATATAGGATTTGGTAATGTAGGTGATATATTTGAACAAATATTTGGTCGAATGGGTGGGGTAGGTAGAGGTGGTTTTGGCAGCGATCCTTTTGGATTCAATTCTAGAACCACAAGTAGAAGACGAAGAGGCAGAGATTTATTATATGATGTAAATATGACTTTAGAAGAGGTAGTTAAAGGCAAAAGAGAAGAAGTACAGATTCCAACCATTGAGAATTGTTCGATCTGTTCTGGAACAGGTGCTGCACCAGGAACTAGTCCAAAGATCTGTCCCACATGTAACGGACAAGGCCAGACTCGTAGAGTCTACAATCAAAATCAATTTTCTACTTTTATTTCTCTGGAAACATGCAATACGTGTCATGGAGAAGGTAAAATTCTTGAAAAACCATGCAATACGTGTCATGGAGAAGGTAAAGTCAGAAAAACAAATAATCTAACGATAGATATACCTTCTGGTGTCGAAGATGGGGTAACATTACGAATACCTGGTAAAGGAGAGAGTATTCCAGGTGGAGCAAGTGGAGACTTGTTAGTACGCGTACATGTTTTACCCCATCCACTTTTTAAAGTTCTTGAAGATGGTGATCTAATGTATAACTTTGATGTATCGTTTATAGATTTAATCTTAGGAACCGAAACCAAAGTTCCGACTATAGATGGAATAGAGAAGCTAAAAATACCATCATGTACCAAAGCAAATGCGGTTTTTAAGTTGAAAGGGAAAGGCTTACCAAGGTATGGAAAATTTGGACGTGGAAGTCAATATGTTAAAGTAAATGTAAAACTTCCTGATAAACTAAATGATACTCAAAAGAATCTGTTAAAGAGTCTTTCAAAGGAATTCAAGAAAGATTCATTCTAG